Within Metabacillus sp. KUDC1714, the genomic segment AGCAAATGGAAAGGATTAATTTTTTTAGGTTTTCCACCCATTTCATAATGCATGTGATCTTCACGCAACTTTTTTCTCTAATTTTTCATTTTTTAATGATAGGATAGGTTAAACTGTTTTTATTGAAAGGAGTTAGAAGCGATGAATGTTTTGTTAGCTGAAGACGACGTTAAGCTTGGCGAGCTTATTACATATATGCTAGAGAAAAAGGCAAATTATCAGGTTGAATGGGTTCAAACTGGTGAGGATGCTTATGATTATGCTAGTGCTTCTCATTATGATGTCATTATTATGGATTGGATGATGCCTAATGGTGATGGAGTTGAAATTTGTAAGCGGCTAAGAAACGATAGCTATGGTGGAGCAATTTTAATGTTAACAGCTAAGGATGCTCTTCAGGATCGTGTTGTTGGCCTAGATGCTGGTGCAGATGATTATCTTGTGAAACCTTTCGAGATTGATGAGTTATTAGCAAGACTTCGAGCACTAGCACGACGTAATTTTTCACCAATTCGTGAAGAAATACTTACGATTGAAGGCCTTTCAATCAATCGAACAAGCCAATCCCTACAAATGGAACAACAGGTGATACAATTAACCCCACGAGAATACCAGCTACTAGATTTATTGGTACAAAATAAAGGACAAGTGTTAACAAGAGACATTATTTTTGATCGGATATGGGGAAATGAAACCGATGTTTCGTATAAAACAATTGATGCTACGGTGAAATTACTTCGTAAAAAGCTAACCAAGTTTCAAAAAGGCGATTGGTTACAAAGTATCAGAGGGGTTGGATATAAGCTTGATACGTAAACGACATGACCTATTCTCGAAAACCCAGCAAATGTTAACAGTAAAGTACAGCTTACTCATCATTTTGTTTCTATTATTATTTATCATTATTCTTTATTCAATTGTTTATATTTGGTTTACAACTGCTGAGAAAAATGAATTACGAGATACAGTACAGCATGAGGCAAATTTAGTTGAAACATTTTTGTCTATGGACTACGACAATGGACCTAACGATCGGAAGGCTAATCCTCAATTCGTGACCACTGATAGTGATCAATTATTTTATTATGTAATGAACACTCGAGGTGAATTAGTTTTACAAAATGAGCAGCTTCCCCTTCTCGAGACTGAATTTATTACGATCATTTCAGAGTGGAAGCCACAACGGGAAGAATTACAGAATGAGGAGATCTTCATTAATCGTAAAGAACTCATGCAAAATGAGGAGAAAAACCGATTTTCAACCTATGGACCTAAAAATCAACAGCTGGAGCTGCTTATGATCGCAAAGCCAATCTATGACCGAAACCAACTTGTTGGCTATCTCTATATCGGTCAAAATATCACTGATTTAACTAACCTTTTAAATGGACTTTTTAGGATCTTGTTGATTTCAACTCTTATTTTTTCAGGTGTTGCTTTTTATTTAAGTAGAGTAATGTCCAAACGGGCAATGATTCCAATCGAGCAAGCTTTTAAGCGACAACAGGTGTTTGTAGCTGATGCGTCCCATGAATTAAGGACACCATTAAGTGTCATGTTGTCTTCTTTAGATATACTTGAAATGGAGGACCAGCACCAAAATGAGGTTTCGACAAAGATGGTCGGTAATTTGAAGGAAGAAGTGAAACGAATGACAGGTCTTGTTGGGGATTTACTGACTTTAGCAAGATCTGATTCAGATGATCAAAAGATTTCATTTGAAGTATTTGACTTGGTTCCTATTTCGCAAAGAGCAATCGATTCTTTTGAAGCTCATGCACATACAAAAAATATCCAGCTTGAGCTAAAGAGTCCCGCATCTATTCAGATCAATGGAAATATAGAACGTTTGACCCAGCTACTTTATATTCTACTTGATAATGCTATAAAATACTCTCACGATTCTAGTTCAATATCATTGTCCTTATGGAAAGAATCAAATTTGATCTTTATCTCTGTGAAGGATACAGGAATTGGGATCGCTGCTAAAGATCTAGCCCATAT encodes:
- a CDS encoding response regulator transcription factor, producing the protein MNVLLAEDDVKLGELITYMLEKKANYQVEWVQTGEDAYDYASASHYDVIIMDWMMPNGDGVEICKRLRNDSYGGAILMLTAKDALQDRVVGLDAGADDYLVKPFEIDELLARLRALARRNFSPIREEILTIEGLSINRTSQSLQMEQQVIQLTPREYQLLDLLVQNKGQVLTRDIIFDRIWGNETDVSYKTIDATVKLLRKKLTKFQKGDWLQSIRGVGYKLDT
- a CDS encoding sensor histidine kinase — encoded protein: MIRKRHDLFSKTQQMLTVKYSLLIILFLLLFIIILYSIVYIWFTTAEKNELRDTVQHEANLVETFLSMDYDNGPNDRKANPQFVTTDSDQLFYYVMNTRGELVLQNEQLPLLETEFITIISEWKPQREELQNEEIFINRKELMQNEEKNRFSTYGPKNQQLELLMIAKPIYDRNQLVGYLYIGQNITDLTNLLNGLFRILLISTLIFSGVAFYLSRVMSKRAMIPIEQAFKRQQVFVADASHELRTPLSVMLSSLDILEMEDQHQNEVSTKMVGNLKEEVKRMTGLVGDLLTLARSDSDDQKISFEVFDLVPISQRAIDSFEAHAHTKNIQLELKSPASIQINGNIERLTQLLYILLDNAIKYSHDSSSISLSLWKESNLIFISVKDTGIGIAAKDLAHIFDRFYRVDKARTRHLGGHGLGLSIAKWIVDIHGGRINVESSVGEGSTFLVKIPYKDSL